In Dyadobacter sp. CECT 9275, the following proteins share a genomic window:
- a CDS encoding aldose 1-epimerase, with product MAFEILRQQFGDLTEYVIQQPSTGNRFVVVPELGGIVRQLSLRKGVTLFSLLKTPPTPQSLKDDTQSASELLFPFASRIPDGKYKFLGKEYQLAKNETGNKNAIHGLVRKNQFQLTEQSISSEGAAIKLSYHLDQPEGYPFNVQFSVLYSLSTEGTFSLTYEAMNAGAQPCPVMFGWHPYFELGNEDADAWKINIPSDTIVDFDDNQIPTGTSAYPFQGSTPLFRKVLDNCFVVKSNQQIATTELRSDNQDVTLHIEQETGEGKFNFLVVYTPPARDCVAIEALTGNVDSFNNSQGLNILGPGQAITGTIRVQLR from the coding sequence ATGGCTTTTGAAATTCTCAGACAACAGTTTGGAGATTTAACTGAATATGTGATCCAGCAACCTTCCACGGGCAACAGGTTTGTGGTGGTTCCCGAACTGGGAGGCATTGTGAGGCAGCTATCTTTACGAAAAGGAGTTACCTTGTTTTCACTGCTTAAAACACCCCCTACGCCACAGTCCCTGAAAGATGATACACAAAGCGCCAGCGAACTCTTATTCCCCTTTGCAAGCCGTATCCCCGACGGTAAATATAAATTTCTTGGAAAAGAATATCAGTTGGCAAAAAATGAAACGGGAAATAAAAATGCCATTCACGGGCTTGTCAGAAAAAATCAGTTTCAACTGACCGAACAGTCTATTTCCTCCGAAGGTGCCGCTATTAAACTAAGCTATCATCTTGACCAACCCGAGGGATATCCTTTTAATGTTCAGTTTTCTGTACTGTACAGCCTCAGTACAGAGGGCACATTCTCCCTAACCTATGAAGCCATGAATGCCGGAGCACAGCCATGTCCGGTTATGTTTGGGTGGCATCCGTATTTTGAGCTCGGAAACGAAGATGCCGATGCCTGGAAAATCAATATTCCGTCGGATACCATCGTGGATTTTGATGATAATCAGATTCCAACGGGAACATCAGCCTACCCATTTCAGGGATCCACACCGCTTTTCCGGAAAGTACTTGATAATTGTTTTGTTGTAAAAAGCAACCAGCAAATAGCAACAACGGAACTAAGGTCAGATAATCAGGATGTTACCCTGCACATTGAACAGGAAACAGGCGAGGGAAAATTTAACTTTCTGGTTGTTTACACACCGCCAGCTAGAGATTGTGTAGCCATTGAAGCGCTGACTGGAAATGTGGATTCCTTCAACAACTCACAAGGACTCAATATATTGGGGCCGGGACAAGCCATAACGGGAACCATCCGCGTGCAATTACGTTAA
- the ftsH gene encoding ATP-dependent zinc metalloprotease FtsH yields MSENDNKRGPLNPKSPQKGYQGWIIAALIATILGITYLNRTSTVRETTQKRFEKMVSEKEVERVTIVNDKTVEVTLKPEALKLDKYKVISKENNYFGGESPSHYQFQVTSAETFKKDLDKMQEGVPDDDKVTFVVDTRNDWTSFLGTWGFFIVMILVMYFILGRMSGGVGPGGQIFNIGRSRATLFDAENKVKITFNDVAGLDEAKEEIKEIVEYLQSPDKFKKLGAKIPKGALLVGPPGTGKTLLAKAVAGEAGVPFFSLSGSDFVEMFVGVGAARVRDLFKQAKEKAPCIIFIDEIDAVGRSRGRGAMPGSNDERENTLNSLLVEMDGFATDSGIIIVAATNRPDVLDPALLRPGRFDRQISVDKPDVIGREAIFKVHLKPLKLSSDVNIQKLSSQTPGFAGAEIANVCNEAALIAARRDREEVTMQDFQDAMDRVIGGLEKKNKLISPEEKEIVAYHEAGHAVAGWFLEHADPLVKVSIVPRGVAALGYAQYLPREQYLYRTEQLFDEMCMTLGGRAAEDVVFGKISTGALSDLERVTKVAYSMVTMYGMNDRIGNVSYYDSKQSDYSFTKPYSESTSQAIDEEVRKLIDEAYQFVKKLLFEKRESLEILAKELLEKEILFQSDLEKLIGKRPHERETSYQAYINRRSNEEAAIHEEVVKEHENEVKDEEMVAESKDVSPS; encoded by the coding sequence ATGTCTGAAAACGATAACAAACGAGGGCCATTAAACCCAAAAAGTCCGCAAAAGGGCTATCAGGGTTGGATTATAGCTGCCCTTATAGCCACGATATTAGGGATAACTTACCTGAACCGAACCTCAACTGTCCGCGAAACTACTCAAAAAAGATTCGAGAAAATGGTTTCCGAAAAAGAAGTGGAAAGGGTAACGATTGTAAATGACAAAACGGTCGAAGTAACACTGAAACCCGAAGCCCTGAAACTTGATAAATACAAAGTAATTTCAAAAGAAAATAATTATTTCGGCGGCGAATCCCCCTCACATTACCAGTTTCAGGTAACCTCGGCAGAAACTTTCAAGAAAGATCTTGATAAAATGCAGGAAGGTGTGCCGGATGACGACAAAGTAACATTTGTTGTAGATACCCGCAACGACTGGACCAGTTTTCTGGGAACCTGGGGATTTTTCATTGTCATGATCCTTGTGATGTATTTCATTCTGGGACGTATGTCAGGCGGAGTAGGCCCGGGCGGACAGATCTTCAACATTGGCCGTTCAAGGGCTACGTTATTTGACGCTGAAAACAAAGTAAAAATTACTTTTAACGATGTAGCTGGCCTTGACGAGGCAAAAGAGGAAATCAAGGAAATTGTCGAGTATCTTCAAAGCCCCGATAAGTTCAAAAAACTAGGCGCCAAAATTCCAAAAGGTGCTTTGCTGGTTGGCCCTCCGGGAACAGGTAAAACGCTTCTGGCAAAAGCCGTAGCTGGTGAGGCAGGGGTACCTTTCTTTTCTCTTTCAGGTTCGGATTTTGTAGAGATGTTTGTAGGGGTGGGTGCGGCACGTGTCCGGGACCTTTTCAAACAGGCAAAAGAAAAAGCACCCTGTATTATCTTTATTGATGAGATTGACGCCGTTGGGCGCTCACGCGGACGAGGTGCCATGCCAGGCTCAAACGACGAACGTGAAAATACGCTGAACTCACTTTTGGTCGAAATGGATGGTTTTGCAACAGATTCAGGTATTATCATTGTTGCAGCTACCAACCGTCCTGATGTACTCGATCCCGCACTATTACGTCCCGGGCGTTTTGACCGCCAGATATCAGTCGACAAACCGGATGTTATTGGCCGAGAAGCAATTTTCAAAGTGCATTTAAAACCGCTGAAGCTTTCTTCTGACGTTAATATTCAGAAGCTTTCATCACAGACACCGGGTTTTGCCGGAGCGGAGATTGCCAACGTATGTAACGAAGCAGCCCTTATTGCAGCTCGCCGGGATCGAGAGGAAGTTACCATGCAGGATTTCCAGGATGCAATGGACCGTGTAATAGGCGGTCTGGAAAAGAAAAATAAACTGATCTCTCCGGAAGAAAAAGAAATTGTGGCATACCATGAAGCCGGTCATGCGGTGGCAGGATGGTTCCTTGAACACGCTGATCCCTTGGTGAAGGTATCCATTGTTCCCCGTGGTGTTGCGGCATTAGGATATGCGCAGTATCTTCCAAGAGAACAGTATCTGTACAGAACTGAACAGCTTTTTGACGAAATGTGTATGACGCTGGGAGGACGTGCCGCGGAAGACGTGGTTTTCGGAAAGATATCCACTGGTGCATTGAGTGACCTTGAACGCGTTACCAAAGTGGCGTATAGCATGGTTACCATGTACGGAATGAACGACAGGATTGGGAATGTATCTTACTATGACTCAAAGCAAAGCGATTATTCTTTTACCAAACCCTATTCTGAATCAACTTCACAGGCGATTGACGAAGAAGTACGTAAGCTGATCGATGAGGCATACCAGTTTGTAAAAAAACTGTTGTTCGAGAAAAGAGAATCACTGGAAATACTTGCGAAAGAATTACTTGAAAAAGAAATCCTGTTCCAAAGTGACCTGGAAAAATTAATTGGAAAACGCCCCCACGAACGGGAAACAAGCTATCAGGCTTATATCAACAGGCGTTCCAATGAAGAAGCAGCCATTCATGAAGAAGTTGTGAAAGAGCACGAGAATGAGGTAAAGGATGAAGAAATGGTGGCTGAAAGCAAAGACGTTTCTCCTTCATAA
- the rsfS gene encoding ribosome silencing factor, protein MKERKNKELSSKELSELVAKGMAEKKGSDITIMDLRKVKNSITDFFVICSGNSDTQIDALANSVEDEVYKYSKTEPWQKEGKANGEWILIDYVDVVAHIFNKERRKHYDLEELWGDAEVTYLEDSMA, encoded by the coding sequence ATGAAAGAACGCAAAAATAAAGAACTATCTTCAAAAGAACTCTCCGAGCTGGTGGCAAAGGGAATGGCAGAAAAAAAAGGATCTGATATAACGATTATGGACCTGCGCAAGGTCAAAAATTCAATTACCGATTTTTTTGTAATATGTTCGGGTAATTCCGACACACAAATAGACGCTTTGGCTAATTCGGTTGAAGATGAAGTATATAAATATTCAAAAACTGAACCCTGGCAAAAAGAAGGCAAAGCAAATGGCGAATGGATACTGATTGACTATGTGGACGTAGTAGCGCACATTTTTAATAAAGAACGCCGCAAACACTATGACCTTGAAGAACTCTGGGGCGATGCCGAAGTGACATACCTGGAAGACTCCATGGCATAA
- a CDS encoding biotin--[acetyl-CoA-carboxylase] ligase: MYNSIQDTVIIGKKVIYLPSCHSTNDIAAELVRGGMFSEGTVVITDEQTKGRGQRGSVWLSPPGENLTFSLIITPEQVLIAEQFVISQAVALGVSSYLKARGLDAKIKWPNDIYIGQKKVCGTLIENSIQGNSIVSSVIGIGVNINQRNFGDMRITSIGQCLDRQLSLKEEFGELVRHLDRVYVRLRSGDFDSIRSEYLSHLFGYREKRYFRLQAGIVEGTLTGITAMGRLCLLVDGETEIREMDIKEIEWIWD, encoded by the coding sequence TTGTACAACTCTATACAGGATACGGTAATTATTGGTAAAAAAGTGATATATCTGCCAAGTTGTCATTCAACAAACGACATAGCGGCTGAATTAGTACGCGGCGGAATGTTTAGTGAAGGCACGGTTGTCATTACTGACGAGCAAACAAAAGGCCGGGGGCAAAGAGGTTCGGTATGGTTGTCTCCGCCGGGTGAAAATCTTACTTTTTCTTTAATAATCACTCCGGAGCAAGTTCTTATAGCCGAGCAGTTTGTCATCAGCCAGGCGGTTGCGCTTGGGGTAAGTTCTTACCTCAAAGCAAGGGGACTGGATGCCAAAATCAAATGGCCTAACGATATTTATATAGGCCAAAAGAAGGTTTGTGGTACGCTGATAGAAAATTCTATTCAGGGGAACAGTATCGTGTCTTCGGTCATTGGCATTGGTGTTAATATTAACCAGCGAAATTTTGGGGATATGAGGATAACCTCAATAGGGCAATGTCTGGATAGACAATTATCTCTGAAAGAGGAATTTGGTGAGCTGGTCAGGCACCTGGACAGAGTTTATGTAAGGCTCAGATCCGGCGACTTTGACAGTATCCGTTCGGAATATCTCAGTCACTTATTCGGATACCGGGAAAAGCGGTACTTCCGTCTCCAAGCCGGAATTGTAGAAGGTACTCTTACCGGAATTACTGCCATGGGCAGGTTGTGCCTGCTGGTAGATGGGGAGACGGAAATACGCGAAATGGATATCAAGGAAATAGAGTGGATATGGGATTAA
- a CDS encoding transmembrane 220 family protein, with protein MKLFKIVFGLIFVLFSYFQFNDPDSGIWIFTYSIAALACYMSIRELWPSWVFYSMTAGYLVAAILQWPPAFEGIFFGEAQMRSLNIELARESLGLGICAVVMAVLGKWG; from the coding sequence ATGAAGCTATTTAAGATTGTATTTGGACTAATATTCGTCCTTTTCTCCTATTTCCAGTTCAACGACCCCGATTCCGGGATCTGGATCTTCACTTACAGCATAGCGGCACTTGCCTGCTATATGAGCATCAGAGAACTGTGGCCCAGCTGGGTTTTTTACAGCATGACAGCCGGATATCTGGTAGCCGCAATTCTACAATGGCCCCCTGCTTTTGAAGGAATATTTTTTGGTGAAGCTCAGATGCGCAGCCTCAATATAGAACTGGCAAGAGAATCACTGGGACTGGGAATTTGTGCAGTTGTAATGGCGGTGCTTGGCAAATGGGGTTAA
- a CDS encoding DNA polymerase III subunit alpha produces MLLNCHSYFSLRYGMIPEEQLLQLSMQNGYNCAALTDINNTSGCLNFIRTSSKYGVKPIVGIDFRNGIRQQYVGLAKNNMGFQALNAYLSKHLHEKTDFPDQAPFLENVIFIYPIEKLAATRKTGFRPDEYIGISVKDLSRARFSPLAKMEDKLVIMQPVSFRNKKDFNTHRLLRAVDENTMLSKLSTFDTAEETEQILPQEILENHFKNFGTILSNTNKLTDECNIHFSFGDDRQHQNLQVFTKSKKEDYDRIRQLSYQGIGRRYGDAVTDAVFDRIGTELDLIEKQNYIPFFLVNHDIVEYARRQGYYYVGRGSGANSIVAYLLNITNVDPIELDLYFERFMNLHRKNPPDFDIDFSWRDREDVTRYIFDKFGTNGQVALLATYSTFQHSAAVRELGKVFGLPAYEIDALSDGKYDPKKLDQLSGLVIKYAGYLQENNQPNHLSIHAGGILISERPINYFTATDLPPKGFPTTQFDMVIAEDVGLNKYDILGQRGLAKIKETLEIIRYNRPDEPAIDIDDVKKFKADHKINELIKQAQCIGCFYVESPAMRMLLKKLEVDNYLGLVAASSIIRPGVAKSGMMREYILRHQNPERMKDAHPILLKLMRETYGIMVYQEDVIKVAHYFAGLTLGEADVIRRGMSGKFRGRDEFEQVKAKYFINCASRGYEKKTALAIWNQIASFAGYAFAKGHSASYAIESYQTLFLKAYYPLEYMVAVLNNGGGFYAPELYVHEARMLGGNIFAPCINHSEAQTIIKGKDIYLGMQFLNEIEEKTIAKILAARQQEGEFTSLNNFLDRVAISIEQLTILIRIDAFRFTGIDKKTLLWKAHFWLNKTMKAPQKRLFHTEVKDFELPVFHTSPVDDAYDQIELLGFPLCSPFELSKYPIPSSTVASNLHLYIDQPVVVYGYMITVKNTRTSKGETMQFGTFIDIEGQFLDTVHFPPVAVRYKFSGRGLYRIKGTVVNEFGFLSIEVTSMDRLDMVSR; encoded by the coding sequence ATGTTACTCAACTGCCACTCATATTTCAGCCTCCGCTACGGAATGATCCCGGAGGAGCAACTGCTCCAGCTCAGCATGCAAAACGGATACAACTGCGCGGCCCTGACGGACATCAACAATACATCCGGCTGCCTGAATTTTATAAGAACTTCTTCTAAATATGGGGTAAAGCCCATTGTTGGCATCGATTTTCGTAATGGCATCCGGCAGCAATACGTAGGCCTGGCAAAGAACAATATGGGGTTTCAGGCATTAAATGCATACTTATCAAAACATCTGCACGAAAAAACAGACTTCCCGGACCAGGCTCCTTTCCTTGAAAACGTCATTTTTATTTACCCTATCGAGAAATTAGCGGCAACCCGCAAAACCGGGTTCCGCCCTGATGAGTACATAGGTATCTCGGTAAAGGACCTTAGCAGAGCCCGCTTTTCCCCTCTAGCCAAAATGGAAGACAAACTTGTTATCATGCAGCCAGTGAGTTTTCGTAATAAGAAAGACTTTAATACCCACCGGTTATTGAGGGCTGTTGATGAAAATACAATGCTCAGTAAGTTAAGCACTTTTGACACGGCGGAAGAAACAGAACAGATACTACCGCAGGAAATACTGGAAAATCATTTTAAAAACTTCGGTACTATACTCTCAAATACTAATAAGCTCACAGATGAATGTAATATTCATTTCAGCTTTGGGGATGACAGACAGCACCAGAATCTGCAGGTGTTCACCAAAAGTAAGAAAGAAGACTACGACCGCATCCGGCAGCTGAGTTACCAGGGTATCGGGCGGCGTTATGGCGATGCGGTTACTGATGCGGTTTTCGACAGGATCGGAACGGAACTTGACCTGATCGAAAAACAAAACTATATCCCTTTTTTTCTCGTCAACCACGACATTGTAGAGTACGCACGCCGGCAAGGGTACTACTATGTGGGGCGAGGAAGCGGCGCAAACAGTATTGTGGCCTATCTGCTGAATATCACCAATGTTGACCCCATAGAACTCGATCTGTATTTCGAACGGTTCATGAATCTGCACCGGAAAAACCCGCCGGATTTTGATATTGATTTCTCCTGGCGGGACAGGGAAGATGTTACCAGGTATATTTTTGACAAATTTGGCACAAACGGCCAGGTAGCTCTTCTGGCTACTTATAGTACATTCCAGCACAGTGCGGCAGTGAGGGAGCTGGGTAAGGTATTTGGCTTGCCTGCTTACGAAATTGATGCGCTGAGTGACGGGAAGTATGACCCAAAGAAGCTGGACCAGTTATCAGGTCTGGTGATCAAATATGCCGGGTATTTACAGGAAAATAACCAGCCCAATCATCTCAGCATTCATGCCGGCGGTATCCTCATTTCCGAACGGCCCATCAATTACTTCACAGCGACGGATCTCCCTCCGAAAGGTTTCCCTACCACTCAATTTGATATGGTTATTGCGGAAGATGTAGGTCTTAACAAATATGATATACTGGGCCAGAGGGGTTTGGCAAAAATAAAGGAGACGCTGGAAATCATCCGGTACAACAGGCCGGATGAGCCCGCGATTGATATTGACGATGTAAAAAAATTCAAGGCCGACCACAAGATCAATGAGCTCATTAAACAAGCGCAGTGTATTGGCTGCTTTTATGTGGAATCACCTGCCATGCGTATGCTGCTCAAAAAACTGGAAGTGGACAACTACCTGGGCCTGGTTGCTGCAAGCTCCATCATCAGGCCCGGCGTAGCCAAAAGCGGTATGATGCGCGAATATATATTACGGCATCAGAATCCTGAAAGAATGAAAGACGCCCATCCGATTCTGCTGAAACTGATGCGGGAAACCTATGGCATTATGGTATATCAGGAAGACGTCATTAAAGTCGCCCATTATTTTGCCGGACTAACATTGGGAGAAGCAGATGTGATCAGGCGCGGAATGAGCGGAAAATTCCGTGGCCGCGACGAGTTCGAGCAGGTCAAAGCCAAGTATTTCATAAACTGTGCAAGCAGGGGATACGAAAAAAAAACGGCACTGGCTATCTGGAACCAGATAGCCAGCTTTGCAGGGTATGCTTTCGCCAAGGGGCATTCAGCTTCCTATGCCATTGAAAGTTACCAGACTCTTTTCTTAAAAGCCTATTACCCGCTGGAGTACATGGTTGCGGTTCTGAATAACGGTGGAGGTTTTTACGCCCCTGAGTTATACGTACATGAGGCCAGAATGCTGGGAGGAAATATTTTCGCGCCCTGCATCAACCACAGCGAGGCCCAGACGATTATTAAAGGAAAAGACATTTATCTGGGAATGCAGTTCCTAAACGAGATCGAAGAAAAAACCATTGCTAAAATTCTAGCGGCTCGTCAGCAGGAAGGTGAATTCACGTCACTGAATAACTTCCTGGACCGTGTTGCCATATCGATTGAGCAGCTCACCATTCTGATCCGGATCGATGCATTCAGGTTTACCGGTATTGATAAAAAAACTTTGCTCTGGAAAGCCCACTTCTGGCTCAACAAAACGATGAAGGCACCCCAGAAACGGTTATTCCACACAGAAGTAAAAGACTTTGAGCTGCCGGTCTTCCACACTTCGCCTGTGGACGACGCCTATGATCAGATCGAACTCCTGGGATTTCCACTTTGCAGCCCGTTTGAACTTTCAAAATATCCTATACCCTCCAGTACCGTAGCCAGTAACCTTCATCTGTACATTGACCAGCCAGTAGTAGTATATGGGTACATGATAACCGTGAAGAACACGCGCACATCAAAAGGAGAAACCATGCAATTTGGCACTTTTATTGATATAGAAGGCCAGTTTCTTGACACCGTTCATTTTCCGCCGGTTGCTGTGCGGTATAAATTTTCCGGCCGTGGCCTCTACCGCATTAAAGGAACTGTTGTAAATGAGTTTGGGTTTTTATCCATTGAGGTCACCTCAATGGACAGGCTGGACATGGTTTCCAGATGA
- the dinB gene encoding DNA polymerase IV, whose product MDRTILHFDLDTFFVSVERKNNPLLNGKPVLVGGVGDRGVVAACSYETRGYGVHSGMPMKMARNLCPEAVVIRGEAGVYSKESKNVTEIIRESVPVFEKASIDEFYADLSGMDKFFNCQLMASELRQRIKRETGLPISYGLSVNKLVSKVATGEAKPDNEKRIIQGEEKAFLAPMPVQKIPMVGDKTSQLLYNLGIKYVKTIQDMPMEMMGKVLGKNGIVLWNKANGRDDSPIIPFHERKSISNERTFGKDTGDVHRMREMIRAMAENLAYQLRTGNKLTSCISVKIRYSDFNTFSRQLKIPYTSADHILIPQVERLFDQLYNRRMMVRLVGVNFSDLVTGNYQINLFDDSEERLNLYQAMDYIRNRYGTDKRGNSILSWGTTLGIPNIASMGNPFNGEPPIIPAHRNA is encoded by the coding sequence ATGGACAGAACCATATTGCATTTTGACCTGGACACCTTTTTTGTATCAGTTGAGCGAAAGAATAACCCTCTTCTTAACGGGAAGCCCGTTCTGGTTGGCGGCGTAGGTGACCGTGGTGTAGTGGCAGCCTGCAGCTATGAAACCCGAGGTTACGGGGTTCATTCGGGTATGCCTATGAAAATGGCGCGTAACCTTTGCCCCGAGGCCGTTGTGATACGCGGGGAAGCGGGTGTCTATTCCAAGGAATCAAAGAATGTTACCGAGATTATCCGGGAAAGTGTGCCTGTTTTTGAAAAAGCAAGCATTGACGAATTTTATGCCGATTTATCAGGCATGGATAAGTTTTTCAATTGTCAGCTCATGGCTTCCGAGCTCCGGCAGCGCATCAAGCGCGAGACCGGATTGCCTATTTCCTATGGCCTGTCTGTCAACAAGCTGGTTTCAAAGGTGGCTACCGGGGAAGCAAAACCAGACAACGAAAAAAGGATCATACAAGGCGAAGAAAAAGCTTTCCTGGCTCCTATGCCCGTCCAGAAAATACCGATGGTGGGTGACAAAACCAGCCAGCTGCTTTATAACCTGGGAATAAAGTATGTGAAGACCATCCAGGACATGCCCATGGAGATGATGGGCAAGGTTTTAGGCAAAAATGGTATTGTGCTATGGAACAAAGCGAACGGCAGAGACGACTCCCCCATTATCCCTTTTCATGAGCGCAAGTCTATCTCCAACGAACGGACGTTTGGAAAGGACACTGGCGACGTGCACCGCATGCGTGAAATGATCAGGGCAATGGCCGAAAACCTGGCTTACCAGCTCAGGACAGGGAACAAGCTGACATCCTGCATCTCTGTCAAGATCCGTTATTCCGATTTTAATACTTTTTCCCGCCAATTAAAAATACCTTACACCTCTGCCGATCACATCCTGATCCCTCAGGTTGAACGGCTCTTCGACCAGCTTTACAACCGCCGGATGATGGTGAGGCTTGTGGGGGTAAATTTCAGCGACCTGGTTACCGGCAATTACCAGATCAATCTGTTCGACGACTCGGAAGAAAGGCTGAACCTCTATCAGGCGATGGATTATATCCGGAACCGTTACGGGACAGACAAGCGTGGAAATTCCATTCTGAGCTGGGGTACCACTTTGGGAATTCCCAATATAGCAAGTATGGGAAACCCCTTTAACGGAGAACCTCCGATTATTCCCGCGCACCGGAATGCTTAA
- a CDS encoding XRE family transcriptional regulator has protein sequence MPIEAEFKRFKQIREELNFTQSAFAEQIGAGVTTADIERGRTRIPGQVVKELLKQYNINPLWLFGESEQKYLNPGKVSTGPSVITIDNTGKENIVLVSAKAAAGYPHNIGDARWFESLPAFTIPLPEYRNASFRGFQVDGDSMMPVLHSGEWIVSRAVDDWENLSAKRMYVIITADSILVKKIRKDKGSTYINLISINPEYDPIRLDRSEIRELWQVNSKITFDLEADMQDVSLQNIHQQMKELKEEVRKLAR, from the coding sequence ATGCCGATCGAAGCAGAATTCAAGCGTTTCAAACAAATCAGAGAGGAGCTAAATTTCACGCAGTCCGCTTTTGCTGAGCAGATTGGAGCAGGCGTTACAACAGCTGACATAGAACGAGGGCGTACCAGAATACCCGGGCAGGTGGTGAAGGAACTTTTAAAGCAGTACAATATCAATCCGCTGTGGCTGTTCGGAGAGAGTGAGCAGAAATATCTGAATCCAGGGAAAGTATCGACAGGGCCTAGCGTTATTACGATTGACAACACCGGCAAAGAGAATATTGTGCTGGTAAGTGCCAAGGCGGCGGCCGGATACCCGCATAATATCGGCGATGCCCGGTGGTTTGAATCTCTCCCCGCGTTTACGATCCCGTTACCGGAATACCGGAATGCATCCTTCAGAGGATTTCAGGTGGATGGTGATAGTATGATGCCTGTATTACATTCGGGGGAATGGATTGTGAGCAGGGCCGTTGACGACTGGGAGAACCTCAGTGCCAAGCGTATGTATGTGATTATCACTGCGGATAGTATTTTGGTTAAAAAAATAAGAAAGGACAAAGGAAGTACCTACATAAATCTTATTTCAATTAACCCGGAATATGATCCTATCCGTCTGGATCGCAGTGAGATCCGCGAATTATGGCAGGTGAACAGTAAGATTACTTTTGATCTGGAAGCCGACATGCAGGATGTATCCTTGCAAAACATACATCAGCAAATGAAGGAATTAAAAGAGGAAGTGCGGAAATTGGCGAGATAA
- a CDS encoding OmpA family protein — protein sequence MEKNKALLWTLLIFWIAGSTYWHVCHIRQLCDAQLLPSFGLSTPGYTDSSLPSPPATGHSKKRFFTENDFIFRLSDASPTDYTSAHFLIDSLKQILISNPDKKLEITGKYLPMERNDDSSFSNLGLARAATVKKLFLTNGIADSLLAISGIEKDTLAVSGDSLRGAISFRIKKRLLLTEKDLAEDQKFESIFKPIDLYFPYASADYIKTKENETFLMEAKKYLGSHAGQKLILTGHTDNEDSAEWNMQLSKKRAYSVKMKLMAMGMDGSQIIARGKGETEPKLPNNTIQGKRANRRVTLVVQ from the coding sequence ATGGAAAAGAACAAAGCGCTTTTATGGACGTTGCTGATATTTTGGATCGCAGGATCAACCTACTGGCATGTTTGCCATATCAGGCAGCTTTGTGACGCGCAACTTTTACCGTCATTCGGCCTGAGTACACCCGGATATACCGACTCCTCACTGCCAAGCCCCCCGGCTACCGGCCACAGCAAGAAAAGGTTCTTTACTGAAAACGACTTTATATTCCGCTTATCGGATGCTTCCCCTACCGATTATACCTCCGCTCATTTTCTTATCGATTCTCTCAAACAAATCCTCATTTCAAATCCTGACAAAAAACTGGAAATAACAGGAAAGTACCTGCCAATGGAAAGAAACGATGATTCTTCCTTTTCGAATCTTGGACTCGCAAGGGCCGCTACGGTAAAAAAGCTGTTTTTAACCAATGGCATTGCCGACTCCCTCCTTGCTATATCCGGAATTGAAAAGGATACACTGGCGGTCTCCGGCGACTCTCTGCGTGGTGCGATCTCGTTTCGGATTAAAAAAAGACTATTGCTCACGGAAAAGGATCTGGCAGAAGACCAGAAATTCGAGAGTATTTTTAAGCCGATTGACCTTTACTTTCCATATGCCAGTGCGGACTATATTAAAACGAAGGAAAATGAGACTTTCCTGATGGAAGCAAAAAAATACCTAGGATCCCATGCCGGTCAAAAATTAATCCTGACTGGGCATACTGACAACGAGGACAGTGCAGAATGGAATATGCAGTTATCAAAAAAGAGAGCCTATTCGGTTAAAATGAAATTGATGGCCATGGGCATGGATGGCTCACAGATCATAGCAAGAGGAAAAGGAGAAACAGAGCCAAAATTACCAAACAATACAATTCAGGGTAAAAGAGCTAACCGCCGTGTTACATTAGTTGTTCAGTAA